From Amycolatopsis sp. WQ 127309:
GGACTACCGCATCGAGGTCGTCACCCTGCCCGTCGCCGACGTCGACCGGGCGATCCGGTTCTACACCGGCCAAGCCGGCTTCGCCTTGGACGTCGACTACCGGCCGAACGACGGGTTCCGCGTCGTGCAGCTGACCCCGCCCGGCTCGGCGTGCTCGATCCAGCTCGGCACCGGCCTGACCGACGCGGCCCCCGGCTCGGCCCGCGCCGGTTACCTGGTGGTGGCCGACATCGAAGCCGCGCACCGCGAACTGGCCGGCCGCGGTGTCCCCGTGAGCGAGGTCCGGCACAAGAAATCCGTGGA
This genomic window contains:
- a CDS encoding VOC family protein translates to MSTPTPRDARAMDYRIEVVTLPVADVDRAIRFYTGQAGFALDVDYRPNDGFRVVQLTPPGSACSIQLGTGLTDAAPGSARAGYLVVADIEAAHRELAGRGVPVSEVRHKKSVDWQGDFAPGADPRRRDYASFLDFADPDGNTWVVQERGFSAPSSSRRT